A window of the Euzebya pacifica genome harbors these coding sequences:
- a CDS encoding zinc-binding dehydrogenase, whose protein sequence is MLSAYAARFSPDDPLSALEVGEQPEPEVPAGWELVTVKAAALNHHDLWSLKGVGLKAEQLPMILGGDAAGVTADGREVVCHGVVAGADGMGNDTDPNVRFSLFSEHHPGTHAERLAVPSVNLIDKPAELSFVEAACLPVAYLTAYRMLFVQGGFRPGETVLVQGAGGGVSTAAILLGRAAGLRIWVTSRSQEKADRAVELGAHEAFESGARLPARVDGVLETVGRATWEHSLKSVRNQGTVVVAGMTSGDPSPAGLPHLFFRQIRVIGSTMGTRAELRDLLSFMAASGVRPLVDDTYPLAEARTAYERMAEGELFGKLVLVGE, encoded by the coding sequence ATGCTGTCTGCCTACGCCGCCCGCTTCTCCCCCGACGACCCGTTGTCCGCCCTGGAGGTGGGCGAGCAGCCCGAACCCGAGGTGCCGGCGGGCTGGGAGCTGGTCACGGTCAAGGCGGCGGCGCTGAACCACCACGACCTGTGGTCACTCAAGGGTGTGGGCCTGAAGGCCGAGCAGCTGCCGATGATCCTCGGTGGCGACGCGGCGGGTGTGACCGCCGACGGGCGCGAGGTCGTCTGCCATGGCGTGGTCGCTGGCGCCGACGGCATGGGCAACGACACCGACCCCAACGTCAGGTTCAGCCTGTTCAGCGAGCACCACCCGGGCACCCACGCCGAGCGGCTCGCCGTCCCCAGCGTCAACCTGATCGACAAGCCCGCCGAGCTGTCCTTCGTCGAGGCCGCGTGCCTGCCCGTGGCCTACCTGACCGCCTACCGGATGCTCTTCGTCCAGGGCGGGTTCCGGCCGGGCGAGACCGTGCTGGTCCAGGGCGCCGGCGGCGGCGTCAGCACCGCCGCCATCCTGCTCGGCCGTGCCGCGGGCCTGCGCATCTGGGTGACGTCCCGCAGCCAGGAGAAGGCCGACCGCGCCGTGGAGCTCGGGGCCCACGAGGCGTTCGAGTCCGGCGCCCGCCTTCCCGCGCGGGTCGACGGCGTGCTGGAGACGGTCGGCCGCGCGACGTGGGAGCACTCGCTGAAGTCGGTGCGCAACCAGGGGACCGTCGTCGTGGCCGGCATGACCTCCGGTGACCCCTCCCCCGCTGGCCTGCCCCACCTGTTCTTCCGCCAGATCCGCGTCATCGGCTCGACCATGGGCACCCGCGCCGAGCTGCGCGACCTGCTGTCGTTCATGGCCGCCAGCGGCGTCCGTCCGCTGGTCGACGACACCTATCCCCTCGCCGAGGCGCGCACGGCCTACGAGCGGATGGCCGAGGGCGAGCTGTTCGGCAAGCTGGTGCTCGTGGGCGAGTAG
- the hisG gene encoding ATP phosphoribosyltransferase — protein sequence MNALSTQGAAEAGLARIAVPSKGRLRDEALRLLSTAGYRVSGLRGAGSMTRAGMLELIEMRPRDAAAALAAGALDGAFIATDIGMEYQLEGFECRPLGYSRSTLIVASRDDDGRTDHRDLEGGVVATHMPNLTEKFFADEGIDVRVVAMGGSLEGVCAAGLADAIVDNTETGTSLRQNRLKVLTEIRDCEAEFVHTAGLAVLEDLDLRMEAALAARQARYVMMHVPKDRIDDLVDMFHGLESPTVLPLAGRDELVAVHFVAKNEELWARLADLRGLGATDIVATQPVALLD from the coding sequence ATGAACGCCCTGTCCACCCAGGGAGCCGCAGAGGCCGGCCTCGCGCGCATCGCCGTGCCCTCCAAGGGCCGCCTGCGCGACGAGGCCCTGCGACTGCTGTCCACCGCCGGGTATCGCGTCTCGGGCCTTCGCGGCGCCGGGTCCATGACCCGTGCCGGGATGCTGGAGCTGATCGAGATGCGTCCTCGGGATGCCGCAGCCGCGCTGGCCGCTGGCGCCCTCGACGGCGCGTTCATCGCCACCGACATCGGCATGGAGTACCAGCTGGAGGGCTTCGAGTGCCGTCCGCTCGGCTACTCCCGCTCCACGCTCATCGTCGCGAGCCGTGACGACGACGGTCGCACCGACCACCGTGACCTCGAGGGTGGCGTCGTCGCGACGCACATGCCGAACCTGACGGAGAAGTTCTTCGCCGACGAGGGCATCGACGTCCGCGTCGTCGCCATGGGCGGGTCGCTGGAGGGGGTCTGCGCGGCGGGCCTCGCCGACGCGATCGTGGACAACACCGAGACCGGCACGTCGCTGCGGCAGAACCGCCTCAAGGTCCTGACCGAGATCAGGGACTGCGAGGCCGAGTTCGTCCACACCGCTGGCCTCGCCGTGCTGGAGGACCTCGACCTGCGCATGGAGGCGGCGCTGGCCGCCCGCCAGGCGCGGTACGTGATGATGCATGTCCCCAAGGACCGCATCGATGACCTGGTCGACATGTTCCACGGCCTGGAATCCCCGACGGTGCTGCCGCTGGCCGGCCGCGACGAGCTCGTCGCCGTGCACTTCGTCGCCAAGAACGAGGAGCTGTGGGCCCGCCTGGCCGACCTCCGCGGCCTGGGCGCCACCGACATCGTCGCCACGCAGCCCGTCGCGCTGCTGGACTAG
- the hisE gene encoding phosphoribosyl-ATP diphosphatase, with the protein MSADFLDDLEALLRQRKADPPEGSYSATLLTDPVAVQRKIMEEAFEVCLELGADDVHPDRAAEEAADLVFHLMAGLVGAGVPWESVTDVLRNRRQGGER; encoded by the coding sequence GTGTCCGCTGACTTCCTAGACGACCTCGAGGCGCTGCTCCGCCAGCGCAAGGCCGACCCCCCCGAGGGGTCGTACTCCGCGACGCTGCTGACCGACCCGGTCGCCGTGCAGCGCAAGATCATGGAGGAGGCGTTCGAGGTCTGTCTCGAGCTCGGCGCCGACGACGTGCATCCCGACCGTGCCGCAGAGGAAGCCGCCGACCTGGTCTTCCACCTGATGGCCGGGCTCGTGGGCGCTGGCGTCCCGTGGGAATCCGTCACCGACGTGCTGCGGAACCGTCGTCAGGGGGGCGAACGATGA
- a CDS encoding Trm112 family protein translates to MAVPKDLVELLRCPCDTHAEIEYKERRQVILCNECTAVFPVRDNIPVMLLEEAKPPRGQSEITTGDGTIIRDK, encoded by the coding sequence ATGGCCGTCCCCAAGGACCTCGTCGAGCTGCTGCGCTGTCCCTGCGACACCCATGCCGAGATCGAGTACAAGGAACGCCGCCAGGTGATCCTGTGCAACGAGTGCACCGCCGTTTTCCCCGTGCGCGACAACATCCCCGTGATGTTGCTGGAGGAAGCCAAGCCGCCCCGTGGGCAGTCGGAGATCACCACCGGCGACGGCACGATCATCCGGGACAAGTGA
- a CDS encoding CocE/NonD family hydrolase yields MKLRLVSLLIISLITAGLSVTGGGSATAAPSPRGSTVTDAWFPSGDGTMLHAEVALPTDGCDAVDNADGTTGCPVIVSMGPYFGSGVQDGVALGFGDITNDANWSNRFSDFFEYEFDTDDDGEGDTNIFEMGYAVVQVDSRGYGESGGCNDYGGHGEQMDMAAAVTWAGTQDWSNGQVGTWGKSYDAWTQVMGLAENPPHLEAAIIQAPIIDGYGIAYVNGVHHDAGWYVTTNLYALYDYSPNSIAAVTSNPDQQVHSVTGIAGINPNNNGVDTPACWAQQNAEVLNPDRDWYFWQERDLRPRASRNDDVAVFYTHGFTDVNTKPDQVFGVYDGLTANNPENTRAWFGQWNHVRGSDANGGGYDRGDHDGWVVGRAGWNEEALDWLNHYLRGEDFAYAVNDLNLVEAQDQLGNWRTEAQYPSTDVRYLDMPIAAGTYTDTMSSNGYWTLSEEVAAGEEFRITGEAEVTIDVDITVPNAQFVGVLYDVLPGGQAEEIGRSMYRIPSSGEYTFTTHPGDWVMEAGHRLGFEIKSTHAESQPYPTGQTVTVNGGTVSMPIPEFVRELNLDGTTTTARSLMRDAVSGTTVELGADVFDISSLAARPYTQADADAGIPNPQGDFEGTVTPFE; encoded by the coding sequence ATGAAGCTTCGACTCGTATCCCTGCTGATCATCAGCCTGATCACCGCCGGCCTGAGCGTGACTGGCGGCGGATCAGCCACCGCTGCTCCCTCGCCCCGCGGCTCGACCGTGACCGACGCCTGGTTCCCCTCCGGCGACGGCACCATGCTGCACGCCGAGGTGGCCCTTCCGACCGACGGCTGCGATGCCGTCGACAACGCCGATGGCACCACCGGGTGTCCGGTCATCGTCTCGATGGGCCCCTACTTCGGATCCGGCGTCCAGGACGGTGTGGCCCTCGGCTTCGGTGACATCACCAACGACGCCAACTGGTCCAACCGCTTCTCGGACTTCTTCGAGTACGAGTTCGACACCGACGACGACGGCGAGGGCGACACCAACATCTTCGAGATGGGCTACGCCGTCGTGCAGGTCGACTCGCGCGGCTACGGCGAGTCCGGTGGGTGCAACGACTATGGCGGGCACGGCGAGCAGATGGACATGGCTGCGGCCGTGACCTGGGCCGGCACCCAGGACTGGTCCAACGGCCAGGTCGGCACGTGGGGCAAGTCCTACGACGCCTGGACCCAGGTCATGGGCCTGGCGGAGAACCCGCCGCACCTCGAGGCCGCCATCATCCAGGCCCCGATCATCGACGGCTACGGCATCGCCTACGTCAACGGTGTGCACCACGACGCCGGCTGGTACGTCACCACCAACCTCTACGCGCTGTACGACTACAGCCCGAACTCGATCGCTGCCGTCACCTCCAACCCGGACCAGCAGGTCCACAGCGTGACCGGCATCGCCGGGATCAACCCCAACAACAACGGCGTCGACACGCCCGCGTGCTGGGCCCAGCAGAACGCCGAGGTCCTCAACCCCGACCGCGACTGGTACTTCTGGCAGGAGCGCGATCTGCGCCCCCGCGCCAGCCGCAACGATGACGTCGCCGTCTTCTACACCCACGGCTTCACCGACGTGAACACCAAGCCCGACCAGGTCTTCGGCGTCTACGACGGGCTGACCGCCAACAACCCCGAGAACACCCGTGCCTGGTTCGGCCAGTGGAACCACGTCCGCGGCTCCGACGCCAACGGCGGCGGCTACGACCGCGGCGACCACGACGGCTGGGTCGTCGGCCGCGCCGGCTGGAACGAAGAGGCGCTGGACTGGCTGAACCACTACCTCCGCGGCGAGGACTTCGCCTACGCGGTCAACGACCTGAACCTCGTCGAGGCGCAGGACCAGCTGGGCAACTGGCGCACCGAGGCGCAGTACCCCTCCACCGACGTCCGTTACCTGGACATGCCGATCGCGGCGGGCACCTACACCGACACGATGTCGTCCAACGGCTACTGGACGCTGTCCGAAGAGGTCGCCGCTGGCGAGGAGTTCCGCATCACCGGTGAGGCCGAGGTCACCATCGACGTCGACATCACCGTCCCCAACGCGCAGTTCGTCGGCGTCCTCTACGACGTGCTGCCCGGCGGCCAGGCGGAGGAGATCGGTCGGTCCATGTACCGCATCCCCTCCTCCGGTGAGTACACCTTCACCACCCACCCCGGTGACTGGGTCATGGAGGCCGGCCACCGCCTGGGCTTCGAGATCAAGTCCACCCACGCGGAGTCCCAGCCCTACCCGACCGGTCAGACCGTGACCGTCAACGGCGGCACCGTGTCCATGCCGATCCCGGAGTTCGTCCGTGAGCTGAACCTCGACGGCACCACGACCACGGCCCGTAGCCTGATGCGCGACGCCGTCTCCGGTACCACGGTCGAGCTGGGCGCGGACGTCTTCGACATCTCCTCGCTGGCCGCCCGCCCCTACACCCAGGCCGATGCCGACGCCGGCATCCCGAACCCGCAGGGTGACTTCGAGGGCACCGTCACCCCCTTCGAGTAG
- a CDS encoding APC family permease, which yields MGIYSSLKRRVIGDPRASGELTGQVLPPWLGLPTFASDTLSSAAYATEETMVVLALAGAGALTVAGPLAAAVAVLMIIVIFGYRQTVRAYPDGGGAYVVATHNLGRRPGLVAAAALLVDYTLTVAVSVSAGTAAIVSAFPELSPARLLVALTFLGVITVTNLRGVREASIIVAVPVYAFVSIMGAMILRGVVQCSTSGCPSVPFDQPEVPAAVTGLTVWLVLRAFATSATSLTGVEAVSNGVQAFRAPASRNAGITLGLIGLLAVPMVLGIAYLATSIEGVVAFAGLERTVTSQIAGAVFGPSSVGFFGVQVATAAILFLAANTAYADFPRLASRLADDRFLPRQLSARGDRLVFSNGIIALSLAAALLIAFAGARVTVLVALYIVGVFTAFSLSQLGMVRHWLREREPGWRASATLNMVGALATGAVLLVVVVTKFTVGAWIVLVLGPGVVLAMIGVRRHYDAYEAAVVGMGLHPQPQRPVRVIVLEDRVDAATAASVAYAYGIGAAHITGVLVPSGRKRENVRERWRQLAPGLEVNEYVPGLRRTPAMTQRDIALERAGQHPEAFTMAVVPETRSNTWIDVARRHRVAQRAKAALVANGRLVVTNVVSPIGGPGPYQVTEPVQHHVVVLVNRVHRATLRAIAYAESLQANSVQALSVNVGSRRSREILGDWKKAGLKVPLDLVDSPYRSLIDTVQDYVGEFSPDGQHTVVTVVMSEFVLPRWWQRSLHNQTVLQIKSALLFNRGVVTTSVPTLLSSLDPDALPSAEADGPLTVDHQQQPA from the coding sequence ATGGGTATCTACTCCTCGCTGAAGCGCCGGGTGATCGGTGACCCCCGTGCCAGCGGGGAGCTGACCGGACAGGTCCTGCCGCCCTGGCTCGGCCTGCCGACGTTCGCCAGCGACACCCTCTCCTCCGCGGCGTACGCCACCGAGGAGACCATGGTCGTCCTGGCCCTGGCCGGCGCTGGCGCGTTGACGGTCGCCGGACCGCTGGCCGCCGCGGTGGCCGTGCTGATGATCATCGTCATCTTCGGCTACCGCCAGACCGTTCGGGCCTACCCCGACGGCGGCGGCGCCTATGTCGTCGCGACCCACAACCTCGGCCGCCGGCCCGGGCTCGTCGCGGCCGCCGCGTTGCTCGTGGACTACACCCTGACCGTCGCCGTGTCGGTCTCGGCCGGCACCGCCGCCATCGTGTCGGCGTTCCCGGAGCTCAGCCCCGCCCGTTTGCTGGTCGCCCTGACGTTCCTCGGTGTCATCACCGTGACCAACCTCCGTGGCGTGCGCGAGGCCAGCATCATCGTGGCCGTACCGGTCTACGCCTTCGTGTCGATCATGGGCGCGATGATCCTGCGGGGGGTCGTGCAGTGCTCCACGTCGGGGTGTCCGTCGGTGCCCTTCGACCAGCCGGAGGTCCCGGCGGCGGTGACCGGCCTGACGGTGTGGCTGGTCCTGCGCGCCTTCGCGACGAGCGCCACGTCGCTGACGGGTGTGGAGGCGGTGTCCAACGGGGTGCAGGCGTTCCGTGCCCCGGCCTCGCGCAACGCCGGCATCACCCTCGGGCTGATCGGCCTCCTGGCCGTGCCGATGGTGCTGGGCATCGCCTACCTCGCGACCAGCATCGAGGGGGTCGTGGCCTTCGCCGGGCTCGAGCGGACCGTCACCTCCCAGATCGCCGGCGCGGTGTTCGGCCCCAGCAGCGTCGGGTTCTTCGGCGTCCAGGTCGCAACGGCCGCCATCCTGTTCCTTGCCGCCAACACGGCCTACGCCGACTTCCCCCGCCTCGCCTCGCGGCTGGCCGACGACCGGTTCCTGCCCCGTCAGCTGTCGGCGCGCGGTGACCGGTTGGTCTTCTCCAACGGCATCATCGCCCTGTCGTTGGCCGCTGCCCTGCTGATCGCCTTCGCCGGCGCGCGGGTGACCGTGCTCGTGGCGCTGTACATCGTCGGGGTCTTCACCGCGTTCTCGTTGTCGCAGCTGGGCATGGTCCGCCACTGGCTGCGGGAACGCGAGCCGGGATGGCGGGCCTCGGCCACCCTGAACATGGTCGGGGCCCTGGCGACGGGCGCGGTCCTGCTCGTGGTCGTGGTCACCAAGTTCACCGTCGGTGCCTGGATCGTGCTGGTGCTGGGCCCGGGAGTGGTGCTGGCCATGATCGGTGTCCGCCGTCACTACGACGCCTACGAGGCCGCGGTCGTCGGCATGGGCCTGCATCCCCAGCCACAGCGACCGGTTCGCGTCATCGTGCTCGAGGACCGGGTCGACGCGGCCACGGCGGCGTCGGTTGCCTACGCCTACGGCATCGGGGCGGCCCACATCACCGGTGTGCTGGTCCCGTCGGGCCGCAAGCGCGAGAACGTGCGTGAGCGGTGGCGTCAGCTCGCCCCGGGGCTGGAGGTCAACGAGTACGTCCCGGGCCTGCGTCGGACCCCGGCGATGACCCAGCGCGACATCGCCCTCGAGCGGGCCGGACAGCATCCCGAGGCGTTCACCATGGCGGTGGTGCCCGAGACGCGATCCAACACCTGGATCGACGTGGCCCGCCGGCACCGGGTGGCCCAGCGGGCGAAGGCCGCGCTGGTCGCCAACGGCCGCCTCGTCGTCACCAACGTCGTCTCCCCCATCGGCGGACCGGGTCCCTACCAGGTGACCGAACCCGTCCAGCACCACGTGGTCGTGCTGGTCAACCGCGTGCACCGCGCAACGTTGCGGGCGATCGCCTACGCCGAGTCGCTGCAGGCCAACTCGGTGCAGGCCCTGTCGGTCAACGTGGGCAGCCGCCGGTCCCGCGAGATCCTGGGCGACTGGAAGAAGGCCGGCCTGAAGGTGCCCCTGGACCTGGTCGACAGCCCCTACCGGTCACTGATCGACACGGTGCAGGACTACGTCGGGGAGTTCTCACCCGATGGACAGCACACCGTGGTGACCGTCGTGATGAGCGAGTTCGTGCTGCCCCGGTGGTGGCAACGGTCGCTGCACAACCAGACCGTGCTGCAGATCAAGAGCGCCCTGCTGTTCAACCGTGGGGTCGTGACGACGTCGGTCCCGACGCTGCTGTCGAGCCTGGACCCCGACGCCCTGCCGTCCGCCGAGGCCGACGGCCCGCTGACGGTGGACCACCAGCAGCAGCCAGCGTGA
- a CDS encoding phosphomannomutase/phosphoglucomutase, which yields MDQLSQIVKAYDIRGTVPEQMDTELTHALGRAAAVVLGGPEIVVGRDMRPSGPELAEAFMAGVRAQGVGTVDIGLASTDLLYYASGDMGVPGVMFTASHNPAQYNGMKFCRAGAEPVALDTGLAQMRDLILDGTLPEPADEPGAHRTVEGTIDAFADHVRGFVDVDALRPLKVAVDAGNGMAGLVVPAVFDALPFEVVPLYFELDGTFPNHPANPIEPENLLDLQAAVREHGCDIGLAFDGDADRMFCVDAEGNGVSPSLVTAVIADTTLRAHPGETVLYNLICSRTVPEAVEAAGGKAVRTRVGHSYIKQVMAETGALFAGEHSGHYYFADNYRADSGLIAAVILLQALSVSGGTMADLVAPYDKYAASGEINSTVADQQAAIDAVREHFGDDAEISDPDGMLVEADRWWFNLRPSNTEPLLRLNVEGDDEATMAEIRDRVLGIVRG from the coding sequence ATGGACCAACTCAGCCAGATCGTGAAGGCCTACGACATCCGTGGGACCGTACCCGAGCAGATGGACACCGAGCTGACCCACGCGTTGGGTCGCGCCGCCGCCGTGGTGCTCGGTGGCCCCGAGATCGTCGTCGGACGGGACATGCGCCCGAGCGGTCCGGAGCTTGCCGAGGCGTTCATGGCCGGCGTCCGTGCGCAGGGCGTGGGCACCGTCGACATCGGGCTGGCCTCCACCGACCTGCTGTACTACGCCTCCGGTGACATGGGGGTGCCCGGCGTGATGTTCACCGCCAGTCACAACCCTGCGCAGTACAACGGCATGAAGTTCTGCCGCGCCGGGGCCGAACCGGTGGCCCTCGACACGGGCCTGGCGCAGATGCGTGACCTGATCCTCGACGGCACGCTGCCCGAACCGGCGGACGAGCCCGGTGCGCACCGCACCGTCGAGGGCACCATCGACGCGTTCGCCGACCACGTGCGTGGCTTCGTCGACGTCGACGCGCTGCGCCCGCTGAAGGTCGCCGTCGACGCCGGCAACGGCATGGCGGGCCTCGTCGTGCCTGCGGTGTTCGACGCCCTGCCCTTCGAGGTCGTCCCGCTGTACTTCGAGCTCGACGGCACGTTCCCCAACCACCCGGCCAACCCGATCGAGCCCGAGAACCTCCTCGACCTGCAGGCCGCAGTGCGTGAACACGGCTGCGACATCGGGTTGGCGTTCGACGGCGACGCCGACCGCATGTTCTGCGTGGACGCCGAGGGCAACGGCGTCTCCCCGTCGCTGGTCACTGCCGTCATCGCCGACACCACCCTGCGCGCCCACCCGGGCGAGACGGTCCTGTACAACCTCATCTGCTCCCGGACGGTCCCCGAGGCGGTCGAGGCCGCGGGCGGCAAGGCCGTTCGCACCCGGGTCGGCCACTCCTACATCAAGCAGGTCATGGCCGAGACCGGCGCGCTGTTCGCCGGTGAGCACTCGGGCCACTACTACTTCGCCGACAACTACCGGGCCGACTCCGGCCTCATCGCCGCGGTCATCCTGCTGCAGGCGCTGTCGGTGTCCGGTGGCACCATGGCCGACCTGGTCGCCCCGTACGACAAGTACGCGGCGTCCGGCGAGATCAACTCCACCGTCGCCGACCAGCAGGCTGCCATCGACGCGGTCCGCGAGCACTTCGGTGACGACGCCGAGATCAGCGACCCCGACGGGATGCTGGTCGAGGCCGACCGCTGGTGGTTCAACCTTCGTCCCTCCAACACCGAGCCGCTGCTGCGGCTCAACGTCGAGGGCGACGACGAGGCCACCATGGCCGAGATCCGTGACCGGGTGCTCGGCATCGTCCGCGGCTGA
- a CDS encoding purine-nucleoside phosphorylase yields MLPGSPELNAATDALRDRLGDRRPRVMLTLGSGLGDLADAVTDRLEIPFADVGLPDTTVPGHAGRFVSGTLAGVEVLVQQGRVHLYEGLGVDRVVAAVRAAAGVGVGTYVATNAAGGIVDTLNPGDLMVINDHINGSGQNALTGIVPPHFLDQSDAYRSDLRASFHAAAKEVDVTLREGVYVGLAGPTYETKAEVAMYRIVGGHAVGMSTVNEVIAANAAGMQVLGCSLITNVHRIGGTPTDHEEVMVEGRAAGPRLGRVITAWLPTLR; encoded by the coding sequence ATGCTGCCCGGATCGCCAGAACTGAACGCTGCCACCGACGCCCTTCGCGACCGCCTGGGGGACCGGCGCCCGCGCGTGATGCTGACCCTCGGGTCGGGCCTGGGTGACCTGGCCGACGCCGTCACCGACCGGCTGGAGATCCCCTTCGCCGATGTCGGCCTGCCCGACACGACCGTGCCCGGCCACGCCGGCCGGTTCGTCTCGGGCACCCTCGCCGGCGTGGAGGTGCTGGTCCAGCAGGGCCGCGTGCACCTCTACGAGGGCCTCGGCGTCGACCGTGTCGTCGCCGCCGTCCGTGCCGCCGCTGGGGTCGGGGTCGGCACCTACGTGGCGACCAACGCCGCCGGTGGGATCGTCGACACGCTGAACCCCGGCGACCTGATGGTCATCAACGACCACATCAACGGCAGCGGGCAGAACGCCCTGACCGGCATCGTGCCGCCCCACTTCCTCGACCAGTCCGACGCCTACCGCAGCGACCTCCGGGCGTCCTTCCACGCCGCCGCCAAGGAGGTCGACGTCACCCTCCGCGAGGGCGTCTACGTGGGCCTTGCCGGGCCGACGTACGAGACGAAGGCCGAGGTGGCGATGTACCGCATCGTCGGCGGGCACGCGGTCGGCATGTCCACGGTCAACGAGGTCATCGCCGCCAACGCCGCGGGCATGCAGGTGCTGGGCTGCTCGCTGATCACCAACGTGCACCGGATCGGTGGCACCCCCACCGACCACGAGGAAGTCATGGTCGAGGGACGGGCCGCGGGCCCACGCCTCGGCCGAGTGATCACCGCTTGGTTGCCGACACTTCGCTGA
- a CDS encoding SIS domain-containing protein, which produces MTERVTTMGVEDMDPESVDPESVDPETVELESVDLDDMDALSGIDPVDALGDVETAAQQWADARARSEGVRAPLDLVDQVVVCGMGGSGIVADVVQAVAAPGYDLPVFTHKGPGLPAWVGASTLVVAVSYSGNTSETLDATRVALERGAPVIGITSGGQLAQLLDDADQTVVDVPGGGQPRHSTGSLLVPVLVALELDRDLDAAIDRLAVIAERNRRDVPTVDNTAKQLAVRLAAADAAIPALYGTRGIGEVAAYRMRCQLAENAEMRSTHHGLPELCHNEVVAWADTATAGAVLWLAEDPAEQRRIDVLRDLFADRFAWEEQVTAEGDGPLERFASLTGLLDLASVYTAIARRIDPTPVDPITEMKEALA; this is translated from the coding sequence GTGACCGAACGCGTGACGACCATGGGGGTGGAGGACATGGACCCGGAGTCCGTCGACCCGGAGTCCGTCGATCCGGAGACCGTCGAGCTGGAGTCCGTTGACCTGGACGACATGGACGCGCTGAGCGGGATCGACCCAGTCGACGCGCTCGGTGACGTCGAGACGGCTGCCCAGCAGTGGGCCGACGCACGTGCGCGGTCCGAGGGGGTCCGCGCGCCCCTCGACCTGGTCGACCAGGTCGTCGTGTGCGGCATGGGCGGCAGCGGCATCGTCGCCGACGTCGTGCAGGCCGTCGCCGCGCCCGGCTACGACCTGCCGGTGTTCACCCACAAGGGGCCGGGACTGCCGGCGTGGGTGGGTGCGTCGACCCTCGTCGTCGCCGTGTCCTACTCCGGCAACACCAGCGAGACCCTCGACGCGACCCGTGTCGCCCTGGAGCGTGGCGCGCCGGTCATTGGGATCACCTCGGGCGGCCAGCTCGCCCAGCTGCTCGACGACGCCGACCAGACCGTGGTCGACGTCCCCGGTGGCGGGCAGCCCCGCCACTCGACCGGGTCGTTGCTGGTCCCCGTCCTCGTGGCGCTGGAGCTCGACCGCGACCTGGACGCGGCCATCGACCGCCTGGCTGTGATCGCCGAACGGAACCGACGCGACGTCCCGACCGTCGACAACACCGCCAAGCAGCTGGCCGTGCGGCTCGCGGCCGCCGACGCCGCCATCCCGGCCCTCTACGGCACCCGCGGCATCGGGGAGGTGGCCGCCTACCGGATGCGTTGCCAGCTGGCGGAGAACGCCGAGATGCGATCGACCCACCACGGCCTTCCCGAGCTGTGCCACAACGAGGTCGTCGCGTGGGCCGACACCGCCACGGCCGGGGCGGTCCTGTGGCTGGCGGAGGACCCGGCCGAGCAGCGGCGCATCGACGTCCTGCGCGACCTGTTCGCCGACCGCTTCGCGTGGGAGGAACAGGTCACCGCCGAGGGCGACGGGCCCCTGGAGCGGTTCGCCTCGCTGACCGGCCTGCTCGACCTCGCGAGCGTCTACACCGCGATCGCCCGGCGCATCGACCCCACCCCGGTCGACCCCATCACCGAGATGAAGGAGGCGCTGGCCTGA